A region from the Bacillus thuringiensis genome encodes:
- a CDS encoding TetR/AcrR family transcriptional regulator, protein MRGNENISTKEKILNTTLELIKDEGFESVTIRKIAALSDTNIALVNYHFGSKEKLISETIKVLLISFQGTFSILDDIKVPAKERLKIFLLDYVLVIRQYPELVRKIIAMGTTVFTSQYEYGDFLKSLGFSKVKNTLSEITNETDQEILMMMTVQIFGSVFLPALMMPILESGADIKILPVEKQIDFLFERYFYKN, encoded by the coding sequence TTGAGGGGAAATGAAAACATATCAACGAAAGAAAAGATTTTAAATACAACATTGGAGTTAATTAAAGACGAAGGATTCGAAAGTGTAACAATAAGAAAAATTGCAGCATTGTCAGATACAAATATCGCACTTGTAAATTACCATTTTGGCTCAAAGGAGAAGTTGATTAGCGAAACAATTAAAGTCCTATTAATTAGCTTTCAAGGCACTTTTTCTATTTTAGATGATATTAAAGTGCCAGCGAAAGAAAGATTAAAAATATTTTTACTTGATTATGTACTAGTAATTCGGCAATACCCTGAGTTAGTTAGGAAAATTATTGCAATGGGAACTACGGTATTTACATCTCAATACGAATATGGAGATTTTTTGAAGAGTCTTGGTTTTAGTAAAGTGAAGAATACTTTGAGTGAAATAACAAATGAAACGGATCAGGAAATTTTAATGATGATGACAGTGCAAATATTCGGATCCGTTTTTCTTCCAGCATTAATGATGCCAATTCTTGAATCAGGGGCGGATATAAAAATACTGCCTGTAGAAAAACAAATTGATTTCCTATTTGAACGCTATTTTTATAAAAATTGA
- a CDS encoding ABC-2 transporter permease, with the protein MYNLILKDFRLQKLIILLYLIIICFFIMTFGSFYLMVVLPVGSYVINLHYYDAKNNSHKFINSLPYSRNSIIMSKYIGTMIFMLIVVSFSLSIQAIIQFVSPTYGQIATPQEIVISILTAMLFTSLYLPFFYRFTNKYLIAAVSIIFPVFVVLWRTIEAYVNITDLAYSVTTQFTINQLIILVSIVTILIFIGSYFLTVRIYKRTDF; encoded by the coding sequence ATGTATAATTTAATATTAAAGGACTTTCGATTGCAAAAATTAATTATATTATTGTATTTGATTATCATATGCTTTTTTATTATGACATTTGGAAGCTTTTACTTAATGGTCGTTTTACCAGTTGGGTCTTATGTGATAAATCTACATTATTATGATGCAAAGAATAATAGTCACAAGTTTATTAACAGCCTTCCTTATAGTAGAAATTCAATTATTATGTCAAAATATATAGGTACAATGATTTTTATGCTTATAGTGGTGTCATTTTCTTTATCGATTCAAGCAATAATTCAGTTTGTATCTCCGACTTATGGCCAAATTGCAACTCCACAGGAAATTGTGATTAGTATTCTTACTGCAATGTTGTTTACATCTCTCTACTTACCATTTTTCTATCGCTTTACCAATAAATATTTGATAGCTGCTGTCAGCATTATTTTTCCTGTATTTGTTGTTTTATGGAGAACAATTGAGGCATATGTAAATATTACTGACCTTGCATATAGCGTGACTACACAATTTACTATTAATCAACTCATTATACTTGTTTCAATCGTTACCATACTTATATTTATCGGCTCTTACTTCTTAACGGTGAGAATTTATAAACGCACTGATTTTTAG
- a CDS encoding GntR family transcriptional regulator, with the protein MRILLSNKSKSPIYQQIIDQIILQVSNGTLKEDDALPSMRSLARDLKVSVITSKRAYEELEKAGYIYSIVGKGSFVAKQTKKKQVDEPSDPIREKFSIIVRESKANHLLKDELIQIIHRIYEEE; encoded by the coding sequence ATGAGAATCTTACTATCAAATAAGTCTAAGTCTCCTATTTATCAACAAATCATTGACCAAATTATATTACAAGTATCAAATGGGACATTGAAAGAAGATGATGCATTACCTTCCATGCGTTCATTAGCTAGAGACTTGAAGGTAAGTGTTATTACTTCAAAAAGAGCATACGAAGAACTTGAAAAAGCAGGTTACATCTACTCTATAGTGGGGAAAGGCTCATTTGTTGCAAAACAAACAAAAAAGAAACAAGTAGATGAACCAAGTGATCCAATACGTGAAAAGTTCAGCATAATCGTCCGAGAGAGTAAGGCTAATCATTTATTAAAGGATGAGTTAATACAGATTATTCATCGTATTTATGAGGAGGAATAG
- a CDS encoding 3D domain-containing protein — MLKKSVSLLLILFLSISTFSMVTHAENNLEYVNKSFYSYIEPSFNSAKQNSGVQYGPQDVRIIEKRDNGWWKIGTWEGDSWINVNGESRILADLYAYEEPSFSSQKANGGQKYGRQTFIIIDGTTDGWLKIQTWEGDKWINPRAQQQTEYVGKDVFSYNEPSFNSQKANSGHPYGPQDWNVIEKRNNGWWKVATYEGEKWLAPNGELRLIDTPSFVYNEPSFNAPKGNGGYKYDVQDFNIIDGTKNGWLKVQTWEGDKWMIPNGELRFVNKSLYVYNEPSFNAVKGNGGYKYNPQDFNIIDGTTDGWLKVQTWEGDKWLNMFEENESVEFYVESTAYSVEKSSPSERITAAGIDIGKNPNIKLIAVDPKVIPLRTKVYVDGYGEAIAGDTGGAIKGKKIDVLFPTDKEARQWGRKTVKIRILK, encoded by the coding sequence ATGTTAAAAAAAAGCGTATCATTGCTATTAATTCTCTTTTTATCTATCTCTACATTTAGTATGGTGACTCATGCCGAAAATAATCTTGAGTATGTTAATAAATCATTTTACAGTTATATAGAACCTTCATTTAACTCTGCAAAGCAAAATAGTGGAGTACAATATGGTCCTCAGGATGTAAGAATAATTGAAAAACGAGATAATGGTTGGTGGAAAATTGGAACTTGGGAAGGTGATTCATGGATTAATGTAAACGGTGAATCACGTATTTTAGCAGATCTTTACGCATACGAAGAACCTTCTTTTTCATCACAAAAAGCAAATGGTGGACAGAAATACGGTCGTCAAACATTTATAATTATTGATGGAACAACAGACGGATGGCTAAAAATTCAAACATGGGAAGGCGACAAATGGATAAATCCTAGAGCTCAACAACAAACTGAGTATGTGGGTAAAGACGTTTTTAGCTATAATGAACCATCATTTAATTCACAAAAAGCAAATAGTGGTCATCCATATGGTCCGCAGGACTGGAATGTAATTGAAAAGCGTAATAATGGTTGGTGGAAAGTAGCTACTTATGAAGGAGAGAAATGGCTCGCTCCAAATGGAGAACTAAGATTAATAGATACACCTTCTTTCGTATATAACGAACCATCTTTTAATGCACCTAAAGGAAATGGTGGTTATAAATATGATGTACAGGATTTTAACATTATCGATGGAACAAAGAATGGTTGGTTAAAGGTTCAAACATGGGAAGGCGATAAATGGATGATTCCAAATGGAGAACTAAGGTTCGTAAATAAATCTTTGTATGTCTATAATGAGCCTTCATTTAACGCTGTAAAAGGAAATGGTGGTTATAAATATAATCCACAGGATTTTAACATTATCGACGGAACAACGGATGGTTGGTTGAAGGTTCAAACATGGGAAGGCGATAAGTGGCTTAACATGTTTGAAGAAAATGAGAGTGTTGAATTTTATGTTGAATCTACTGCATATAGTGTAGAAAAAAGTTCTCCAAGTGAAAGAATTACAGCAGCTGGTATTGATATAGGTAAAAATCCTAATATTAAACTAATCGCTGTTGATCCGAAAGTAATCCCTCTAAGAACAAAGGTGTATGTCGATGGTTATGGTGAGGCGATTGCAGGTGACACAGGTGGTGCTATCAAAGGTAAAAAGATAGATGTGCTATTTCCAACGGATAAAGAGGCACGCCAATGGGGACGTAAAACGGTAAAAATCCGAATACTTAAATAA
- a CDS encoding IS4 family transposase, with translation MSISVSNELQLFAQEIQSFLSPNTLRDLARDVGFVQRTSKYQAKDLVALCVWVSQNVAMTSLTQLSSCLEASTEVLISPEGLNQRFNKAAVQLLQHILAELLSKKLVASMPISSPYTSVFKRIRILDSTAFQLPDVFSSVYPGAGGCSHTAGIKIQLEYDLLSGQFLHIHTGPGKQHDRTYGSLCVPTVAANDLCIRDLGYFHLKDLQYIQDKEAYYISRIKSNTRIYQKNPNPDYFQDGRIKKGTEYIQIDMEALMNSLQPGQTCEIADAYVGMIDKVPARVIVHRLTKQQQQKRLQDQTVREKKKGMKYSPRSKRLSGINVYMTNTPTDIVPMGQVHDWYSLRWQIEILFKTWKSFFQIHHCKKIKPERLECHLYGQLIAILLCSSIMFQMRQLLLMKKKRELSEYKAIYMIKDYFLLLFQTIQKNTQELSKMLLRLFNLLQQNGRKSHRYEKKTVFDILGVVYNCTMSDNQAA, from the coding sequence ATGTCTATTTCTGTATCCAATGAATTACAACTATTTGCTCAAGAGATTCAAAGTTTTTTATCTCCAAATACCTTACGGGATCTTGCTAGAGATGTTGGTTTTGTACAACGAACCAGTAAGTACCAAGCAAAAGATTTAGTAGCTTTATGTGTATGGGTGAGCCAAAATGTAGCTATGACTTCTTTAACTCAGTTATCTAGCTGTTTAGAAGCATCAACAGAAGTACTCATCAGTCCTGAGGGACTGAATCAACGGTTTAATAAGGCCGCCGTCCAACTTTTACAACACATACTAGCCGAACTACTAAGCAAAAAATTGGTCGCATCTATGCCGATTTCTTCTCCATACACTTCTGTTTTCAAGCGTATTCGTATTTTAGATTCAACTGCATTTCAACTCCCGGATGTATTTTCATCAGTTTATCCAGGTGCAGGAGGATGTAGCCATACAGCTGGGATAAAAATTCAACTTGAGTATGATTTGTTAAGTGGACAGTTCCTACATATTCATACAGGTCCAGGTAAACAACATGATCGCACTTACGGCTCTCTGTGTGTCCCAACTGTGGCAGCGAATGATTTATGTATCCGAGATTTAGGTTATTTTCATTTAAAAGACCTTCAATATATACAAGATAAAGAGGCCTACTATATCTCTCGTATTAAGTCGAATACACGTATTTATCAAAAAAATCCTAACCCTGATTATTTTCAAGATGGAAGAATTAAGAAAGGTACGGAGTATATACAGATAGACATGGAGGCGTTAATGAACTCCCTTCAACCAGGACAAACATGTGAAATAGCTGATGCTTATGTAGGAATGATTGATAAAGTGCCAGCTCGTGTAATTGTTCATCGATTAACAAAACAACAGCAACAAAAACGATTACAAGATCAAACTGTAAGAGAAAAAAAGAAAGGAATGAAGTATTCTCCTCGTAGTAAACGACTCAGTGGTATCAATGTATATATGACAAACACCCCTACAGATATTGTCCCGATGGGACAGGTACATGACTGGTATTCTCTGCGTTGGCAAATCGAAATTTTATTTAAAACGTGGAAGTCATTCTTTCAAATTCATCATTGTAAAAAGATAAAACCTGAACGATTGGAGTGCCATTTATATGGTCAGTTGATTGCCATTCTACTCTGTTCTTCTATCATGTTTCAGATGCGCCAATTGCTCCTCATGAAGAAAAAACGAGAGCTTAGTGAGTATAAAGCCATATATATGATTAAAGACTATTTTCTTCTTCTATTCCAAACTATACAAAAAAACACCCAAGAGCTATCAAAGATGTTACTTCGCCTGTTCAATCTCCTACAGCAAAACGGGCGGAAATCTCATCGATATGAGAAAAAAACAGTCTTTGATATATTAGGTGTTGTTTACAATTGTACCATGTCTGATAATCAAGCCGCTTAA
- a CDS encoding ABC transporter permease: MIHSYKQLSQKYLRSNIKRTLLTLTGIILALALITTIGLFLNSGYTSGIDNAKKGSMGSANISVENYNQKLFNMIKSNPNISSYGIITPGEVLHVDDIAVSYMYADHQALKLLQSSIPVEGKLPSNEGEAVLEKWMLPYFGPNLKLGGMFTIHEKKYKLVGLLNKSSSTQENKTGQLFTYKNKFKVGEGSVLIELHKYANFEEVENQFKLLTNKENIRVNDELKKSLKPSVEIMVAAAISIGIVVISTIVIIYNAFQISIVERMKQFGLLRSIGATKKQIRKIVIREATFLSIIAIFFGILCSISVVFLLNQVLINVLKNSMGYTIKLDWLIICVSSLITLITVYISSYFPAFFAGRISPLLAVSSRLAIKKEKIKKKKRTKLKKPLSFPLSMALKNIQRNPNRYTVTILSIIISSVLYITFTFLIDTVIQRKQPEIQALKSDISVTVNSNLDKPSIDRMSRNIYKVNNVENLYKQYQANDFYTRVPKNKQIKELQGNESLYHKVKYNNQTVEIMETQIKAYDENSLKKLAENVTSGRIDISKLNREKEVILVKQAASNDMNTSKKYIGSLSTFQVGDEIQITSRQERKPIEEISYNEEKLETLKIAAIVELDIFNMSRVMDTITFITSEQIAENITPSPQKLTGFEIDLENQSQADATILDIQKKLGGDASIEVKNNIVQSNFHTDNILYIKILGYGFIAVITLIGCVNILNTITVSIIMRRKELAALKSIGMSQKDLKKMVIYEGLLYGFFGSIQGIFFGCMLSYILYVALSNTVSFEWIIPYQSSFITFITALLISYVSVLIPLGKIKKDNVIDVIREE; this comes from the coding sequence TTGATTCATAGTTACAAACAGTTAAGTCAAAAATATCTCAGAAGTAATATAAAACGTACTCTGCTAACATTAACAGGTATTATTCTAGCATTGGCGCTAATAACAACGATTGGACTTTTTTTAAATAGTGGATACACTTCGGGAATTGATAATGCTAAAAAAGGTTCTATGGGTTCTGCAAATATTTCAGTTGAAAATTATAATCAAAAGCTTTTCAATATGATAAAAAGTAATCCGAATATATCTTCTTATGGCATCATAACTCCAGGAGAGGTGCTCCATGTTGATGATATAGCTGTTTCTTATATGTATGCAGATCATCAAGCATTGAAGCTGTTACAGTCTAGTATTCCTGTGGAAGGTAAGCTGCCTTCAAATGAAGGCGAGGCTGTTTTGGAAAAATGGATGCTGCCTTACTTCGGTCCCAATCTTAAATTAGGCGGTATGTTTACTATTCATGAAAAAAAATATAAACTTGTTGGTTTGCTAAATAAGTCTAGTAGTACTCAGGAAAATAAAACTGGTCAATTATTTACATATAAAAATAAGTTCAAAGTTGGTGAAGGTAGCGTATTGATTGAATTGCATAAGTACGCAAACTTTGAGGAAGTTGAAAACCAATTTAAATTATTGACGAATAAAGAAAATATAAGAGTGAATGACGAATTAAAGAAATCCTTAAAGCCTAGTGTGGAGATAATGGTGGCAGCCGCTATTAGTATTGGGATTGTTGTGATTTCTACGATTGTTATTATTTACAATGCATTTCAAATTAGTATAGTAGAGCGAATGAAACAGTTTGGGCTATTGAGGAGTATTGGAGCTACAAAAAAACAAATCAGAAAAATTGTGATAAGAGAAGCAACATTTCTTTCTATTATTGCTATCTTTTTTGGGATTTTGTGCAGTATATCAGTAGTCTTTTTACTTAATCAAGTACTGATAAACGTACTTAAAAACTCTATGGGATATACAATTAAATTAGATTGGTTAATTATATGTGTAAGTTCGTTAATTACATTGATAACTGTTTATATTTCAAGCTATTTTCCTGCTTTTTTTGCAGGTAGAATTTCACCGCTACTGGCCGTAAGTAGCCGATTGGCTATAAAAAAAGAAAAAATAAAGAAAAAAAAGAGAACAAAACTAAAGAAACCACTATCTTTTCCGTTAAGTATGGCATTGAAAAATATCCAAAGAAATCCCAATAGATATACAGTTACAATTTTGTCTATTATTATAAGTAGTGTACTGTATATCACGTTTACGTTTCTCATAGATACTGTCATTCAGCGTAAACAACCGGAAATTCAAGCTCTAAAATCGGATATATCAGTTACGGTTAATTCAAATTTAGACAAGCCTAGCATAGATCGTATGAGTCGAAATATTTATAAAGTTAATAACGTAGAGAATCTGTACAAGCAATATCAGGCAAATGATTTTTATACGAGAGTACCAAAAAATAAACAAATTAAAGAATTACAAGGAAATGAATCGCTGTATCATAAAGTAAAATACAATAATCAAACTGTAGAAATTATGGAAACGCAAATAAAAGCATACGATGAGAATAGTTTAAAGAAATTAGCTGAAAATGTAACTAGTGGAAGAATTGATATTTCAAAATTAAATCGTGAAAAAGAGGTTATTTTAGTAAAGCAAGCTGCATCAAATGATATGAATACAAGTAAAAAATATATAGGTTCTCTAAGTACTTTTCAGGTAGGGGATGAAATCCAAATAACAAGTCGGCAGGAAAGAAAACCTATAGAGGAAATCTCCTACAATGAAGAAAAACTAGAAACTTTAAAAATAGCTGCAATTGTAGAATTGGATATTTTTAATATGAGCAGAGTGATGGATACCATAACTTTTATTACTAGTGAACAAATAGCCGAAAATATTACACCATCGCCACAAAAATTAACAGGTTTTGAAATTGATTTAGAGAATCAATCTCAGGCTGATGCTACAATTTTAGATATACAAAAGAAACTGGGTGGAGATGCATCTATAGAAGTGAAAAATAATATTGTTCAAAGTAATTTCCATACAGACAATATACTTTATATAAAAATATTAGGGTACGGATTTATAGCTGTTATTACACTAATTGGTTGTGTAAATATTTTAAATACCATCACAGTCAGCATCATTATGAGAAGAAAAGAATTAGCTGCTTTAAAATCGATTGGCATGTCGCAAAAGGATTTGAAAAAGATGGTTATATATGAAGGGCTCCTGTACGGTTTCTTTGGAAGCATACAAGGAATCTTTTTCGGCTGTATGTTGTCATATATTCTTTATGTAGCACTGTCAAATACGGTTTCGTTTGAATGGATTATTCCTTATCAATCTAGCTTTATCACTTTTATAACTGCACTGTTGATTAGTTATGTATCGGTACTAATTCCGCTGGGGAAAATTAAAAAGGATAACGTTATAGATGTAATTAGAGAAGAATAG
- a CDS encoding C40 family peptidase: MLKRSIGILLSIFLSISTFSMVTHAENNLEYVNKSFYSYVEPSFNSAKQNSGVQYGPQDVRIIEKRDNGWWKIGTWEGDSWINVNGESRILADLYAYEEPSFSSQKANGGQKYGRQTFIIIDGTTDGWLKIQTWEGDKWINPKAQQQTEYVGKDVFSYNEPSFNSQKANSGHPYGPQDWNVIEKRNNGWWKVATYEGEKWLAPNGELRLIDTPSFVYNEPSFNAPKGNGGYKYGVQDFNIIDGTKNGWLKVQTWEGDKWMIPNGELRFVNKSLYVYNEPSFNAVKGNGGYKYNPQDFNIIDGTTDGWWKVQTWEGDKWLNMNETDSSSSGVVDLATKLLGKPYVFGADGPNAFDCSGFISYVFKNNGYKIGRNSVAGYWGMVTKISDPQPGDLVFLQNTYKAGPSHLGIYIGNGEYIHAADETTGVIKSKINSSYTQKHFLGYARFSK, encoded by the coding sequence ATGTTAAAGCGTAGTATCGGGATTCTATTATCTATCTTTTTATCTATCTCTACATTTAGTATGGTGACTCATGCCGAAAATAATCTTGAGTATGTTAATAAATCGTTTTACAGTTATGTAGAACCTTCATTTAACTCTGCAAAGCAAAATAGTGGAGTACAATATGGTCCTCAGGATGTAAGAATAATTGAAAAACGAGATAATGGTTGGTGGAAAATTGGAACTTGGGAAGGTGATTCATGGATTAATGTAAACGGTGAATCACGTATTTTAGCAGATCTTTACGCATACGAAGAACCTTCTTTTTCATCACAAAAAGCAAATGGTGGACAGAAATACGGTCGTCAAACATTTATAATTATTGACGGGACAACAGACGGATGGCTAAAAATTCAAACATGGGAAGGCGACAAATGGATAAATCCTAAAGCTCAACAACAAACTGAGTATGTGGGTAAAGACGTTTTTAGCTACAATGAACCATCATTTAATTCACAAAAAGCAAATAGTGGTCATCCATATGGTCCGCAGGACTGGAATGTAATTGAAAAGCGTAATAATGGTTGGTGGAAAGTAGCTACTTATGAAGGAGAGAAATGGCTTGCTCCAAATGGAGAACTAAGATTAATAGATACACCTTCTTTCGTATATAACGAACCATCTTTTAATGCACCTAAAGGAAATGGTGGTTATAAATATGGTGTACAGGATTTTAACATTATCGATGGAACAAAGAATGGTTGGTTAAAGGTTCAAACATGGGAAGGCGATAAATGGATGATTCCAAATGGAGAACTAAGATTCGTAAATAAATCTTTGTATGTCTATAATGAGCCTTCATTTAACGCTGTAAAAGGAAATGGTGGTTATAAATACAATCCACAGGATTTTAACATTATCGATGGAACAACGGATGGCTGGTGGAAGGTTCAAACATGGGAAGGTGATAAGTGGCTTAACATGAATGAAACTGATTCTAGTTCTTCGGGGGTAGTTGACCTTGCTACAAAATTATTAGGAAAACCATATGTATTTGGAGCTGATGGACCTAATGCATTTGATTGTAGTGGTTTTATTTCTTACGTATTTAAAAATAATGGATATAAAATTGGAAGAAATAGTGTAGCTGGATATTGGGGAATGGTTACAAAAATAAGTGACCCTCAGCCTGGGGACTTAGTATTCTTACAAAATACTTATAAAGCGGGTCCTTCACATTTAGGGATTTATATAGGAAACGGTGAATATATTCATGCTGCTGATGAAACAACAGGTGTAATTAAAAGTAAGATTAACAGTTCATATACTCAGAAGCATTTCTTAGGATATGCTAGATTTTCAAAATAA
- a CDS encoding ABC transporter ATP-binding protein produces MENIVELKNVSKTYNGFSLKNVSFNIKKGFVTGFVGGNGAGKSTTIKLIMDLISKDSGDIKVFGKDYQKDQVSIKERIGFVYDDNIFYEDMTVHQLKKFIAPAYKKWDENRFQSYIRNFELPTNIKMKKMSKGMKMKTSLAFALSHHAEFIIMDEPTSGLDPVFRREILDILYDLMVDQDKTIFFSTHITTDLDRIADYIVFIHNGEIVFEKDMHSISEEYAIVKGDTALLTPKIREQLIGIRETNIGFEALTSNALHTHTQLGNDFLIEEATLEDIMYYTKKGNIQYV; encoded by the coding sequence GTGGAAAACATTGTAGAACTGAAAAATGTTTCAAAAACATATAATGGATTTTCTTTAAAAAATGTATCGTTCAACATAAAAAAGGGGTTTGTAACGGGATTTGTTGGCGGAAATGGCGCAGGAAAAAGTACAACAATTAAACTAATTATGGATCTTATTAGCAAGGATAGTGGAGATATCAAAGTTTTTGGTAAGGATTATCAAAAGGATCAAGTTTCTATTAAAGAGCGTATTGGATTCGTATATGATGACAATATCTTTTATGAAGATATGACAGTTCATCAACTGAAAAAATTCATTGCTCCAGCTTATAAAAAATGGGATGAAAATCGCTTCCAATCCTACATACGAAACTTTGAGTTACCGACTAACATAAAAATGAAAAAGATGTCTAAAGGGATGAAAATGAAGACTTCTCTAGCGTTTGCACTTTCGCACCATGCCGAATTTATTATTATGGATGAACCAACTTCTGGGCTTGACCCTGTATTTCGGAGAGAAATTTTAGACATTCTTTATGATTTAATGGTCGATCAAGATAAAACAATCTTTTTCTCTACGCACATTACAACTGATTTAGACCGTATAGCTGATTATATTGTATTTATTCATAATGGAGAAATTGTGTTCGAAAAAGATATGCATAGTATTTCTGAAGAATATGCAATTGTAAAAGGGGATACAGCTTTACTTACACCAAAAATCAGGGAACAATTGATTGGGATTCGTGAAACAAACATTGGATTTGAAGCACTTACAAGTAATGCACTCCATACACATACTCAACTAGGGAATGATTTTTTAATTGAAGAAGCGACATTAGAAGATATTATGTACTATACAAAAAAGGGGAATATTCAATATGTATAA
- a CDS encoding DUF2306 domain-containing protein → MNKKAEFIFTFSAILVAGYAVVQYFIMDGFQAGFVQMKLMFLSKLSNLWYIILFTHIATSIIALVIGPFTLSTSFRETNINRHRMIGKIYMIGILLGSISGLYLSFYATGGLVGKLGFGLLSVFWLTSAYQALNRIKSKKIQDHRNWMIRNYSLTFAAVTLRIWLSLFVLLFGLEHFERSYAVIAWLAWVPNLIVAELFIRNSLNKRQQQKNADLHF, encoded by the coding sequence ATGAATAAAAAAGCAGAGTTTATATTTACTTTTTCAGCTATTTTAGTAGCTGGTTATGCTGTTGTCCAATATTTTATTATGGATGGATTTCAAGCAGGATTTGTTCAAATGAAACTGATGTTTCTTTCGAAATTAAGTAATCTTTGGTATATTATTTTATTTACACATATTGCAACTAGTATAATAGCATTAGTAATTGGGCCTTTTACATTATCCACAAGTTTTAGGGAAACGAATATCAATCGTCATCGAATGATTGGGAAAATCTATATGATTGGTATATTATTAGGTAGCATTTCAGGTCTTTATTTATCCTTTTACGCTACGGGCGGATTGGTAGGAAAGCTCGGTTTCGGTTTGTTATCCGTATTTTGGCTAACCTCGGCATATCAAGCATTGAACAGAATTAAGAGTAAAAAAATTCAAGACCACCGGAATTGGATGATTAGAAATTATTCCTTAACCTTTGCGGCAGTTACATTAAGAATTTGGCTCTCTTTGTTTGTATTACTATTTGGGCTGGAGCATTTCGAACGTAGTTATGCCGTTATTGCTTGGCTAGCGTGGGTGCCAAATTTAATTGTTGCAGAATTATTTATAAGAAATAGTCTTAATAAAAGGCAACAACAGAAAAATGCTGATTTACATTTTTAA
- a CDS encoding alpha/beta hydrolase produces the protein MATFILVHGAWDGGYVWREVATQLRKKGHEVYTPTLTGLGERAHLAHPGVGLKTYIQDIVNVIHYEKLKEVILVGHSYAGMVITGVADIIPECIKNIVYIDAMIPNNGDSVMDISGPEMSSHFIEEVKVHGDGWRIVPRNASDQRKVAMPLLAFTQSIEMNNSIMNEIPHTYIEILDHPANWPMAPIFQRSAEIAKERKWDVYSIQRGGHWVMQTNYEELTLILERCS, from the coding sequence ATGGCAACATTTATACTTGTACACGGTGCATGGGATGGTGGATATGTTTGGAGGGAAGTTGCAACACAGCTGAGAAAAAAGGGACATGAAGTATATACACCTACATTAACGGGACTTGGAGAAAGAGCGCATCTTGCACATCCGGGTGTAGGATTAAAAACATATATTCAAGATATTGTGAACGTTATTCACTATGAAAAATTAAAGGAAGTTATTTTAGTAGGGCATAGCTATGCTGGAATGGTAATAACCGGGGTTGCAGATATTATTCCAGAATGCATTAAAAATATTGTGTATATTGATGCAATGATTCCAAATAACGGAGATTCTGTAATGGATATTTCTGGTCCGGAAATGTCTTCACATTTTATAGAAGAAGTAAAGGTTCATGGAGATGGATGGCGTATTGTTCCAAGAAATGCGTCAGATCAAAGAAAAGTTGCTATGCCGCTATTAGCATTTACACAATCAATTGAAATGAATAATTCGATAATGAATGAGATCCCACATACATATATAGAAATTCTTGATCATCCTGCAAATTGGCCAATGGCTCCTATTTTTCAAAGATCAGCTGAAATAGCAAAGGAGAGAAAATGGGATGTATATTCTATTCAAAGAGGTGGGCATTGGGTTATGCAAACAAACTATGAAGAATTAACTCTTATTTTAGAAAGATGTAGTTGA